One stretch of Thermoprotei archaeon DNA includes these proteins:
- a CDS encoding PLP-dependent aminotransferase family protein — translation MKIKISERGSRVELSPVEEATKIAIKHGVINLASGSPDPRVVPVNELKSIAVKVLDERGFNALTYPNAGGQNELKIEIKKYMSDFSIRIRDDEDVVITSGAQHAFRLIADLLVEKNDVVIVENPTFYETLAPFRFHGASVIGVSLDDEGLDIDELRNFLSSNKINCGILYVIPTCHNPTGITMSIERRKELMEVISQYDLLVIEDDPYRPIAADAPPPLKKFDDEGRVLYVGSFSKVLAPGLRIGWIYGSKSILDRLMLLEQLDFAVSTLTQYIVVEALRSGLISKLIPKLTNHYKSKMRIMYESLENYMPSNVSWTNSANGFFLLVKVIGVDMEGLLPKAIDRGVVYVPARRFFINGRHSDTARLSISLSNEEDIKKGIKVLSSLIKDVH, via the coding sequence ATGAAGATAAAGATCTCTGAACGAGGATCTCGTGTAGAGTTATCTCCTGTTGAGGAAGCTACCAAGATCGCTATAAAGCATGGTGTTATAAACTTGGCTAGTGGTAGTCCAGATCCAAGAGTTGTTCCTGTTAACGAGTTAAAAAGTATTGCTGTTAAGGTATTAGATGAGAGAGGTTTTAATGCGCTGACATATCCTAATGCTGGAGGACAAAATGAACTGAAGATTGAAATTAAGAAGTATATGAGTGATTTTAGTATCAGGATAAGAGATGATGAAGATGTTGTAATAACTAGTGGTGCTCAACATGCTTTTAGGCTAATCGCAGATCTTCTTGTAGAGAAGAACGATGTTGTTATAGTTGAGAATCCTACATTTTACGAAACATTAGCTCCATTTAGGTTTCATGGTGCATCAGTAATTGGCGTTTCTCTCGATGATGAAGGTTTAGATATTGATGAGCTTAGGAATTTCCTTAGTAGTAACAAAATTAATTGTGGAATATTGTACGTTATACCTACTTGCCATAATCCTACTGGAATAACTATGAGTATTGAACGTAGAAAAGAGCTTATGGAGGTAATTTCACAGTATGATCTTCTTGTTATTGAAGATGATCCATACAGGCCTATTGCTGCCGATGCTCCTCCTCCGCTCAAAAAATTTGATGATGAGGGTAGAGTGTTATATGTTGGTAGTTTTAGTAAAGTTTTAGCACCTGGTCTACGTATTGGATGGATATATGGTTCTAAATCAATCTTAGATAGATTGATGCTTCTTGAGCAGCTTGATTTTGCTGTTTCAACGCTTACCCAATATATTGTTGTTGAAGCCTTACGTTCAGGTTTGATAAGTAAGTTGATTCCAAAATTAACTAACCATTATAAATCTAAAATGCGCATCATGTACGAATCATTAGAAAATTATATGCCTAGCAATGTTAGTTGGACTAATTCTGCTAATGGTTTCTTTCTTTTAGTTAAAGTCATTGGGGTTGATATGGAAGGATTATTACCTAAAGCTATTGATCGTGGCGTTGTTTATGTTCCTGCTCGTCGATTCTTTATTAATGGCAGGCATTCTGATACTGCTAGGTTGAGCATAAGCTTATCTAACGAGGAGGATATCAAGAAAGGTATTAAAGTGTTATCATCTTTAATAAAAGATGTTCATTAA
- a CDS encoding dihydroorotate dehydrogenase electron transfer subunit: protein MGYVSATVIENQPLTRTVSKLTFKLKYPIKQSQPGNYVMVWLPGIKEAPFSVYSHESTKISLIIEAVGPLTKKLINLKNGEKVGIRGPYGNSFTLRSNLSYMLVAGGSGTPPIFFALNKLKPIAKDITYLIGAHTSDELFLIDEAKLYSVKVFVATDDGSLGFKGFVTQLANDLLKKEKIDMILTCGPEPMIKTMYELAVKYNVMLEASMSRIIKCSLGFCGSCVLEPKGYRVCTDGPVFNKDQLSGIKWLA from the coding sequence TTGGGATATGTATCTGCCACAGTTATAGAAAATCAACCTTTAACTCGTACTGTTTCAAAGCTTACTTTCAAGCTAAAATACCCAATCAAACAATCACAACCAGGTAATTATGTGATGGTTTGGTTACCAGGAATTAAAGAAGCACCGTTTAGTGTGTATAGTCATGAAAGCACAAAAATATCATTAATAATTGAGGCAGTTGGTCCCTTAACTAAGAAGCTTATAAACCTAAAAAATGGAGAAAAAGTTGGCATAAGAGGACCTTACGGAAATTCTTTTACACTTAGATCAAATTTATCCTACATGCTAGTTGCCGGTGGCTCTGGCACACCTCCGATATTTTTCGCATTAAATAAACTTAAACCAATAGCTAAGGATATTACATACCTTATTGGAGCTCACACTTCAGATGAATTATTTCTTATTGATGAGGCAAAACTTTATTCAGTGAAGGTCTTCGTTGCAACAGATGATGGTTCTTTAGGGTTTAAAGGGTTCGTTACACAACTTGCGAATGATCTACTTAAAAAAGAAAAGATCGATATGATACTTACATGTGGTCCTGAACCTATGATAAAAACCATGTACGAGCTGGCTGTTAAATATAATGTTATGCTTGAGGCTTCAATGTCACGAATAATAAAATGTTCATTAGGTTTTTGTGGATCATGCGTATTAGAACCAAAAGGATATAGAGTATGCACTGATGGACCTGTATTTAATAAAGATCAACTAAGTGGTATAAAATGGTTGGCTTAA
- a CDS encoding amidohydrolase family protein: MVGLRDEYQIIGKAFINNAIIDNAVIRIKDDKIIKVSKKEERNIKTLILKNEELIIPATIDLHVHLRDWEQSYKEDIESGTKAALKGGCTTIVEMPNTLPPINTSEKLEQRLEMLHARSRVDFGVHFGVPNDLSELAKVAKKIIAIKVYPNDLHRIHEIFYSALQLNLKVAVHAEFKVGDEPLAVNYVLSNKPRMLSLRFVHVSREGSLKIISHNKDKNTLIEVTPHHLLLSYEELQNMPNGMKYCRPPISSINDKKALYDALISGFIDFIATDHAPHLISEKLSENPAPGFPGLEISLPLMITQWIKDLIPLSQVIKTMCINPARYLGIQKGIINEGFYADLTVVNLKTWKPVKASDFISKAKYTPFEGWLLTGWPTKVFLRGLLAYEDGEIFLTRGKHVLDLR; the protein is encoded by the coding sequence ATGGTTGGCTTAAGAGATGAATATCAAATAATAGGAAAAGCATTCATAAATAATGCCATTATTGATAATGCAGTCATTCGAATCAAAGATGACAAGATTATAAAAGTAAGTAAAAAAGAAGAGCGTAATATAAAAACATTAATATTAAAAAATGAAGAATTAATAATTCCTGCTACAATTGATTTACACGTTCATTTAAGAGATTGGGAACAAAGTTATAAAGAGGATATAGAAAGTGGTACTAAGGCTGCATTAAAAGGAGGATGCACTACGATTGTGGAAATGCCTAATACATTACCACCAATAAATACTTCTGAAAAGTTGGAACAACGATTAGAAATGCTTCACGCTAGATCTAGAGTCGATTTTGGTGTCCACTTTGGTGTTCCAAACGATCTTTCAGAACTTGCAAAAGTCGCGAAAAAAATTATTGCAATCAAAGTATATCCAAATGATCTTCACAGAATACATGAAATATTTTATTCCGCTCTACAGTTAAATCTAAAAGTTGCAGTACATGCAGAATTTAAAGTTGGTGACGAGCCATTAGCAGTTAATTATGTTTTATCTAATAAACCAAGAATGTTGAGTTTAAGGTTTGTACATGTTTCAAGGGAAGGATCATTAAAAATAATAAGTCATAATAAAGATAAAAATACTCTTATAGAAGTTACACCACACCATTTACTTCTTTCTTATGAGGAACTCCAAAATATGCCAAATGGAATGAAATATTGCAGGCCACCCATATCTTCAATTAATGATAAAAAGGCGCTATATGATGCATTAATTTCAGGTTTTATAGATTTTATTGCAACTGATCATGCACCCCATTTAATATCTGAAAAACTCTCAGAGAATCCAGCACCAGGATTTCCTGGTCTTGAAATTTCTCTTCCACTCATGATAACTCAATGGATCAAAGACCTGATACCGTTAAGTCAAGTTATAAAGACAATGTGTATAAACCCTGCAAGATACTTAGGTATACAGAAGGGCATCATAAACGAGGGTTTTTATGCCGATCTGACAGTAGTAAATCTTAAAACATGGAAGCCTGTGAAAGCATCAGATTTCATAAGTAAAGCAAAATATACGCCTTTCGAGGGTTGGTTATTAACAGGTTGGCCCACTAAAGTATTTTTACGTGGCTTATTAGCCTATGAGGATGGTGAAATCTTTTTAACAAGAGGTAAACATGTTCTAGATTTAAGATGA
- a CDS encoding cupredoxin domain-containing protein, translating into MKTIYLIAGLIVIVAAGALAYIFISGGLFSSGGGGTSSACTPNVSYVLVAYNNQYFFQNDTNYKHPNPTLYAKVGDCVQIKIIDNENVIHNYVINQLNVQSSDITAQGQTATVTFKVNQPGTYKWICSYHTDTMNGQFVVSP; encoded by the coding sequence ATGAAGACAATATACTTAATTGCTGGTTTAATAGTGATAGTTGCAGCAGGTGCCTTGGCGTACATATTTATCAGTGGTGGTCTTTTCAGTAGTGGAGGCGGCGGAACGAGCAGTGCATGTACACCAAACGTTAGCTATGTCTTGGTGGCTTACAATAATCAATACTTCTTCCAAAATGATACTAATTATAAACATCCAAATCCAACACTTTATGCAAAGGTTGGAGATTGTGTACAAATAAAGATCATAGATAACGAGAACGTTATTCACAACTATGTCATAAATCAGCTCAATGTGCAATCTAGTGATATAACTGCGCAGGGGCAAACAGCAACAGTAACCTTTAAAGTTAACCAACCAGGTACGTACAAATGGATATGCTCCTATCACACTGATACTATGAATGGACAATTTGTAGTAAGTCCATGA
- a CDS encoding helix-turn-helix domain-containing protein yields MLKGVMFGMSAEKNKTTTEVFGQDWVFEWVLETARIIGLLDDRAMKIVEHISKANTTNISEIAKHTSIPIASAHNVINKLTESKFIKISAYINPYPLGLRPFSVILTENKIGGSQKVLSALEDYCTYVSKGWSDGPQIYAQVMVPIGHENFLTEIFDEAIRQGLLSKYEAFPTTPELVVPISFENYNKLTKSWELNWSDLFSKFDSVSGELDDILRGGGFIRIWLDDVDTAMLKKFEVDAFVSLGDIHREMKGLSFQGIYYHYIHHIEKKKVITNLKVHLELYPSMLRGKIATVHTILIAQPKDTTALAKLVNTLKMASPFTKSIVKVLNANTMIAQFYFPVVELFSLAQALDKLRETGSLLTYRLLVLNTETIKHKGLPYDKFDQKSEEWVWNQDEKLMKIRGVI; encoded by the coding sequence ATGTTAAAAGGAGTGATGTTTGGAATGAGCGCAGAGAAAAATAAGACAACTACAGAAGTTTTTGGCCAAGATTGGGTATTTGAGTGGGTGTTAGAGACTGCAAGAATAATAGGCTTATTGGATGATAGAGCAATGAAAATTGTTGAGCATATTTCGAAGGCGAATACTACGAACATATCTGAGATTGCAAAGCACACGTCTATTCCCATAGCCTCAGCTCATAATGTAATTAACAAGCTAACAGAGAGCAAGTTCATAAAAATTTCTGCATACATAAATCCATATCCACTTGGATTAAGACCGTTTTCTGTAATATTAACGGAGAATAAGATCGGTGGATCACAAAAAGTACTTAGTGCGCTTGAGGATTATTGCACATACGTGAGCAAGGGTTGGAGTGACGGACCTCAAATATACGCACAGGTAATGGTTCCTATAGGTCATGAGAATTTTCTTACTGAAATATTTGATGAGGCCATAAGGCAAGGTCTTTTAAGCAAGTATGAAGCATTTCCTACAACACCAGAGCTTGTTGTTCCAATATCTTTTGAGAACTATAACAAACTCACTAAGTCGTGGGAATTAAATTGGAGCGATCTATTTAGTAAATTTGATAGCGTTTCTGGAGAACTGGATGATATTTTACGAGGAGGTGGGTTTATTAGAATATGGCTTGATGATGTTGATACAGCAATGTTAAAAAAGTTTGAGGTTGATGCATTTGTAAGTTTAGGAGATATTCACAGAGAAATGAAAGGACTGAGCTTTCAAGGGATTTATTATCATTATATACATCATATAGAAAAGAAAAAGGTGATAACCAACCTTAAAGTTCATCTTGAATTGTACCCAAGCATGTTAAGGGGTAAGATAGCTACTGTTCATACAATACTTATTGCACAACCTAAAGATACAACAGCTCTAGCAAAATTAGTTAATACACTAAAAATGGCATCTCCATTCACCAAAAGCATAGTTAAAGTTCTTAATGCAAATACCATGATTGCGCAATTTTACTTTCCGGTCGTTGAACTTTTCTCATTAGCACAAGCACTTGATAAGTTAAGAGAAACAGGGTCGCTGTTAACATACAGACTCTTAGTATTAAATACAGAAACAATAAAACATAAAGGGTTACCTTACGACAAATTTGATCAGAAGTCTGAAGAATGGGTCTGGAATCAGGATGAAAAATTAATGAAAATAAGGGGAGTAATTTAA
- the nagA gene encoding N-acetylglucosamine-6-phosphate deacetylase — protein sequence MKTVKGVVAGKLITPKEEVNNIIIEFDEKIIIDMKPFSGEVPEYFLDAKNMIVVPGFIDIHIHGTEGFDATRDGYYGVKNMAKILPKYGVTGFMPTAICSPKDRFREFIQATYELWGSGNEGAEVLGAHLEGPFINPMKKGAQPIEHIRKPDLDELYEYISLRKEMPLRLTIAPELEGAQELISEAVKNGVIISMGHSDATFNEAKGGFNAGAKLITHLFNAMRDFHHREPGLPGFALTNDEIYVEMIADFIHIHPEILKLIVKAKPLDKIALVTDAIEAAGLPDGKYQLGSYSIIVMNKKATLPDGTIAGSTLVMNNAIKNMVKIGLPLKYSILMATLVPADILKKPSMGRIEPGKEANLVVLDSDLNVRFTIIRGKIVWYQ from the coding sequence ATGAAAACAGTTAAAGGTGTAGTTGCTGGTAAACTAATCACACCAAAGGAAGAGGTGAATAACATTATTATAGAATTTGATGAGAAGATTATAATAGATATGAAACCATTTTCAGGTGAAGTTCCTGAATATTTTTTGGATGCAAAAAACATGATAGTTGTGCCAGGTTTTATTGATATTCACATTCATGGTACTGAAGGTTTTGATGCAACTAGAGACGGTTATTATGGTGTAAAAAATATGGCTAAAATATTACCTAAATATGGTGTTACAGGATTTATGCCTACTGCTATCTGTTCTCCGAAAGACCGTTTTCGTGAATTTATACAAGCAACATATGAGTTGTGGGGTTCAGGAAATGAAGGCGCAGAGGTTCTCGGAGCACACCTGGAAGGACCTTTTATAAACCCTATGAAAAAGGGTGCGCAACCAATAGAACATATCAGAAAGCCTGATCTAGATGAATTATATGAGTACATAAGCCTAAGAAAGGAGATGCCGCTTCGGCTCACTATCGCACCTGAATTAGAAGGAGCTCAAGAGTTAATTAGCGAGGCTGTTAAAAATGGTGTAATAATATCAATGGGTCATAGTGATGCAACATTTAATGAAGCAAAGGGAGGTTTTAATGCTGGTGCTAAACTTATTACGCATCTTTTTAATGCAATGAGGGATTTTCATCATAGAGAACCAGGTTTACCAGGATTTGCATTAACTAATGATGAGATTTATGTAGAAATGATTGCGGACTTTATACACATTCATCCAGAAATTTTAAAACTAATTGTGAAAGCAAAACCTTTAGATAAAATAGCTCTAGTAACAGATGCCATAGAGGCTGCTGGATTACCTGATGGTAAATATCAGCTCGGTTCATATTCAATAATAGTAATGAATAAAAAAGCAACGCTTCCAGATGGAACAATAGCTGGTAGCACACTCGTTATGAATAATGCAATAAAAAACATGGTAAAAATAGGATTGCCACTGAAATATAGCATCCTCATGGCAACATTAGTGCCAGCTGATATTCTTAAAAAACCAAGTATGGGTAGAATAGAACCAGGTAAGGAAGCAAATTTAGTAGTACTTGATAGTGATCTAAATGTAAGATTTACAATAATTCGTGGTAAAATCGTTTGGTACCAATGA
- a CDS encoding dihydroorotate dehydrogenase, producing the protein MEVNLEVNLAGLKLKNPIILASGIMGSSGSLLKRVANAGVGAVVTKTLTAERREGYVPPIIYSTRCYTLNAVGLANPGIKNFKNDIQETKECGIPIIVSLAGSSPEEFAWMSGLAQDYGADAIELNLSCPHVKGLGTELGDDPIMVEEVVRSVKRNVKIPVFSKLTPNTSDILIQGRASIKGGADGLVAVNTLRGMSIDVELKAPVLSNIYGGVSGKALHPIAVYSVYKLSSNFNVPIIGVGGIETWKDAIEFILAGAIAVQIGTVLISKEPEIVVHRLIKGIINYMKRHGFTNIKNMSGLIIKKSS; encoded by the coding sequence GTGGAAGTAAACCTTGAAGTGAATTTAGCTGGTCTTAAATTGAAAAATCCAATTATCCTTGCCTCTGGAATTATGGGATCTTCAGGATCGTTATTAAAGAGGGTTGCAAACGCTGGTGTTGGAGCTGTTGTTACAAAAACGCTTACTGCAGAACGTAGAGAGGGCTATGTTCCGCCCATAATTTATTCAACACGATGCTATACTCTTAATGCTGTTGGTTTGGCAAATCCAGGCATTAAGAATTTTAAAAATGATATCCAAGAAACGAAAGAATGTGGAATCCCAATTATAGTAAGTTTAGCGGGATCATCACCTGAGGAATTTGCATGGATGTCAGGTCTGGCACAAGATTATGGTGCAGATGCAATTGAACTAAACTTGTCATGCCCTCATGTTAAAGGTCTCGGAACAGAATTAGGTGATGATCCTATCATGGTTGAAGAAGTAGTTCGTTCCGTTAAAAGGAATGTTAAAATACCAGTTTTCTCAAAACTTACACCCAATACTTCAGATATATTAATTCAAGGAAGAGCATCAATTAAAGGTGGAGCTGACGGGCTAGTAGCTGTAAATACTTTAAGAGGCATGTCCATAGATGTTGAATTAAAAGCACCAGTACTCAGCAACATTTATGGTGGTGTTTCAGGAAAAGCGCTACATCCAATTGCTGTATATTCAGTCTATAAACTAAGCAGTAACTTCAATGTTCCAATAATAGGAGTTGGAGGTATTGAAACTTGGAAAGATGCTATAGAGTTTATACTTGCTGGTGCTATAGCTGTGCAAATAGGCACAGTATTAATATCAAAAGAACCTGAAATAGTAGTTCACAGATTAATTAAGGGTATTATAAATTATATGAAAAGACATGGATTTACTAACATAAAAAATATGAGTGGATTAATAATTAAAAAATCAAGTTAA
- a CDS encoding MTH1187 family thiamine-binding protein has product MLLADIHVSPIGTCSTSVSEYIKIAINILKQRNIKFIIGPFSTSIEVKDFNELASIINEIHEELYRMGIKRIVTEIRIDDRRDKEVTLESKIQAVSSD; this is encoded by the coding sequence ATGCTATTAGCAGATATTCATGTTTCACCTATTGGAACGTGCTCTACATCCGTATCTGAATATATAAAAATTGCTATAAATATATTAAAGCAAAGAAACATAAAATTCATAATAGGACCTTTCTCAACGAGTATAGAAGTAAAAGATTTCAATGAGCTGGCATCGATAATCAACGAAATTCATGAAGAACTTTATAGGATGGGAATAAAGCGTATAGTCACAGAAATAAGAATTGATGACCGACGGGATAAAGAGGTAACATTAGAAAGTAAAATACAAGCAGTGAGTAGTGATTAA
- the pyrB gene encoding aspartate carbamoyltransferase — protein MGCWAKRDVVSILDFNKDELERLFSLTDKIIEGKLDIRKPLDGKIVATAFFEPSTRTRLSFETAAYKLGASVITLEPSVSSLAKGESFADTMRMLDSYADVIIMRSPLEGAAKLAAEICEHPVINGGDGTQHHPTQAMIDIYTIKKIKSDLHNLSIGILGDLKYGRAATSFMYGTSIFGVKRLWLIAPKELMPRDDVLFTLKRFNVELHYTENINDVIGELDVLYVTRIQKERFPDPAEYERVKGTYQINLKLLSKAKDSLIVMHPLPRVDEIPYEVDTTKYAVYFKEASYGVPLRMALLMLIMEVDKSV, from the coding sequence ATGGGATGTTGGGCAAAGAGAGACGTCGTTTCAATACTGGATTTTAATAAAGATGAGCTTGAACGTCTTTTCTCTTTAACTGATAAAATAATAGAAGGAAAATTAGACATAAGGAAGCCTCTGGATGGAAAGATAGTTGCCACTGCATTTTTTGAGCCTAGCACAAGGACTAGGCTAAGTTTTGAAACAGCTGCATATAAATTAGGCGCATCTGTTATCACGCTAGAACCATCAGTCTCATCATTAGCTAAGGGAGAGAGTTTTGCAGATACTATGAGGATGCTTGATAGTTATGCGGATGTAATTATAATGAGGAGCCCGTTAGAGGGTGCAGCAAAGCTAGCAGCAGAGATCTGTGAACACCCGGTAATAAATGGAGGAGATGGTACACAACATCATCCTACTCAGGCAATGATCGATATATATACTATAAAAAAGATTAAGAGTGATTTGCATAATTTATCAATAGGTATTTTAGGTGACCTTAAATATGGTCGGGCTGCCACATCATTTATGTACGGGACGAGCATTTTTGGTGTGAAAAGGCTTTGGTTAATTGCTCCAAAGGAATTAATGCCACGAGATGATGTTCTCTTTACATTGAAGAGGTTTAATGTAGAATTACATTATACTGAGAATATTAATGATGTAATAGGCGAGCTTGATGTTCTTTACGTGACCAGAATTCAAAAAGAGCGTTTTCCTGATCCAGCAGAATATGAACGTGTTAAGGGCACTTATCAGATTAATCTTAAGTTGTTGAGTAAAGCGAAGGATTCTCTTATAGTAATGCATCCATTACCTAGGGTTGATGAAATACCATATGAAGTCGATACAACTAAGTATGCAGTTTATTTCAAGGAGGCATCTTATGGTGTGCCTCTTAGAATGGCATTGCTCATGCTAATTATGGAGGTTGATAAAAGTGTCTGA
- the pyrE gene encoding orotate phosphoribosyltransferase produces the protein MGFVLADLTSEGLIALMYETNSVKFGKFKLSSGKESNVYIDLRNALSYVKLREIIVRMMMHVVKTLDYDIVVGVATGGLPWASLLAYEERKPLSYVRESKKEHGTEHLIEGRVNNMKCLIIDDVATTGRSLLNAVSVVRNHGGSVLYALVIVDRNEGAKKVLLDANVELKSVLSLDDILSFGLKRGFVVK, from the coding sequence GTGGGCTTTGTGTTAGCTGACTTGACAAGCGAAGGTTTGATTGCTTTAATGTATGAGACAAATTCTGTAAAGTTTGGTAAATTTAAACTTTCTTCTGGAAAGGAAAGTAACGTCTATATAGATTTAAGAAATGCGTTATCCTATGTTAAGCTACGAGAGATTATTGTAAGGATGATGATGCATGTTGTAAAAACTTTAGATTATGATATTGTTGTAGGGGTGGCTACTGGTGGGCTACCGTGGGCATCTTTATTAGCTTATGAGGAACGTAAACCATTATCGTATGTTCGTGAGAGTAAAAAAGAACATGGAACTGAACATCTTATTGAAGGACGCGTTAATAATATGAAATGCTTGATTATTGATGATGTTGCCACTACTGGTAGGAGTCTTTTGAACGCTGTGAGTGTAGTAAGAAATCACGGTGGATCTGTTCTTTATGCATTAGTAATTGTTGATAGGAATGAGGGCGCAAAAAAAGTGTTATTGGATGCTAATGTTGAGCTTAAGAGTGTTCTTTCCTTAGATGATATATTAAGTTTTGGTTTAAAAAGAGGGTTTGTGGTGAAGTAA
- the pyrF gene encoding orotidine-5'-phosphate decarboxylase codes for MLNNEIRERMFKLSELKSSRIILALDKAESLNLLNNLLRYFVCVKIGLPLLISVGANTMKSIIAKYKNDVVFIADLKIADIPETNESTTKIVKEIGFDAVIAHTFVGSESLKSVTKILPVFALVGMSHKDAHLINSNTEILINISISSGIFNFVAPATYPEIIKKLRSKIPNALIISPGVGAQGAHFGSALKAGADFEIIGRSITLSQNPLENVQKILKAHEYVLKEKTLS; via the coding sequence ATGTTGAACAATGAAATAAGAGAGAGAATGTTCAAATTATCAGAGTTAAAATCTAGCAGAATAATACTTGCGCTAGATAAAGCCGAATCTCTCAATCTTCTCAATAATTTATTAAGATACTTTGTCTGTGTAAAAATTGGCCTTCCATTATTAATCAGTGTAGGAGCAAATACTATGAAAAGTATCATAGCAAAATATAAGAATGACGTTGTGTTCATAGCTGATCTAAAGATAGCTGATATACCTGAAACTAATGAAAGTACAACTAAAATTGTAAAAGAGATTGGATTTGATGCAGTAATCGCACATACATTTGTAGGTTCTGAGTCATTAAAGTCTGTTACAAAAATTTTGCCAGTTTTTGCTCTAGTAGGCATGAGCCATAAAGATGCACATTTAATTAATTCAAACACAGAAATACTTATAAATATATCAATCTCAAGCGGAATATTTAATTTTGTGGCACCAGCAACATATCCAGAAATAATAAAAAAACTCAGATCCAAAATTCCTAATGCACTCATTATATCTCCGGGAGTAGGAGCACAAGGAGCGCACTTCGGATCAGCACTAAAAGCAGGCGCAGATTTCGAAATAATAGGCAGATCAATAACACTTTCACAAAATCCACTAGAAAATGTTCAAAAAATCCTTAAAGCACATGAATATGTCCTAAAAGAAAAAACCCTTAGTTAA
- the pyrI gene encoding aspartate carbamoyltransferase regulatory subunit, translating to MSEISEMKVSKIKDGTVIDHVPAGRALDVLRLLNLTGKEGFIISLVMNVPSKKFGKKDIVKVEGLELESNQVNKLALIAPTATINIIRNYDVVDKKRVSLPDKIVGILSCQNPNCITRKDREPVIASFVVISKKLLVVQCEYCGRLMNEDDIIKQLIR from the coding sequence GTGTCTGAAATAAGCGAAATGAAAGTAAGTAAAATAAAAGATGGAACAGTAATTGATCACGTTCCTGCGGGAAGAGCTCTAGATGTTCTCAGACTATTAAATTTAACAGGTAAGGAAGGGTTTATCATTTCATTAGTGATGAATGTTCCGAGTAAAAAGTTTGGGAAAAAAGATATTGTAAAAGTTGAGGGATTAGAACTTGAATCAAATCAGGTCAATAAGTTAGCATTGATAGCACCTACAGCTACAATAAATATAATAAGGAATTATGATGTTGTAGATAAAAAACGTGTCAGTTTACCGGATAAGATAGTAGGTATATTATCATGTCAAAATCCAAATTGTATAACAAGAAAGGATCGTGAACCTGTTATTGCAAGTTTTGTAGTAATATCCAAAAAATTGTTAGTGGTTCAATGCGAATACTGCGGAAGATTAATGAATGAAGATGATATCATAAAACAGCTCATTAGGTGA